A DNA window from Microcystis aeruginosa NIES-843 contains the following coding sequences:
- a CDS encoding cation:proton antiporter, whose protein sequence is MSLESTANEAIAHNLEQFLLVLTISLSVATLSRTVAFLRKIPYTLLLVIVGMGLAFLDLRLVNLSPELILEIFLPPLLFEAAWNIPWAKLKEYWVTIVLFAVIGVIISVLGVAYPLHIFANLPLSIAFLLGAALAATDPVSVIALFKELGASKKLTILMEGESLFNDGVAVVAFVLLVGIPLGVDTFSVPVTIARFCTFVGIGIGVGCVIGFGISYLTQRFDLPFVEQSLTLVSAYGTYLVTEKLGGSGVIGVVIVGIILGNLGSRIGMSPRTRLVVSEFWEFIAFFVNSIIFLLIGDQTRFESLGSHLTGILIAIAAMVVSRLFSIFGLGGISNLITGNRISFKERTVLWWGGLRGSVSIALALSVPTSIPYRQEIIDVVFGVVLFTLLVQGLSIQWLLNALNLIGDQPIRSEYSALIARQIALTRVSNYLQQPERFPDIDPEFYRDKKTLVEGQLKSLRDQLQKLLQEHPQLKDVVAEQFQDTLLDIEANTYAELIRAGRLNENLVPLLVEVEEEKEMV, encoded by the coding sequence ATGAGTCTAGAATCTACTGCTAACGAGGCGATCGCTCATAATTTAGAGCAATTCCTGCTAGTTTTGACCATTTCCTTGAGTGTCGCCACTTTATCGAGAACCGTTGCCTTCCTCCGCAAAATTCCCTACACCCTGCTGTTAGTTATTGTCGGTATGGGTTTAGCTTTTTTAGATTTGCGTCTAGTTAATCTTTCCCCGGAATTAATTCTGGAAATTTTTCTGCCTCCCCTCCTTTTTGAAGCCGCTTGGAATATTCCTTGGGCTAAATTAAAGGAATATTGGGTTACTATCGTCCTTTTTGCCGTTATCGGGGTGATTATCTCCGTTTTGGGAGTCGCCTATCCCCTACATATTTTTGCCAATTTACCCCTATCGATCGCTTTTCTCTTGGGTGCTGCCCTAGCTGCCACCGATCCCGTCTCTGTAATTGCCCTATTTAAAGAATTGGGGGCCAGTAAAAAACTGACGATCCTGATGGAAGGGGAAAGTCTCTTTAATGATGGGGTCGCTGTGGTCGCTTTCGTCCTCTTGGTGGGGATTCCCTTGGGAGTCGATACCTTTTCCGTCCCCGTGACGATCGCTCGTTTCTGCACCTTTGTGGGGATTGGCATCGGTGTGGGTTGCGTGATCGGTTTCGGCATTTCCTACCTTACCCAACGCTTCGATCTGCCTTTTGTGGAACAGTCTCTCACCCTAGTTTCTGCCTATGGAACCTATCTCGTCACGGAAAAATTAGGCGGATCCGGTGTGATTGGGGTGGTAATTGTCGGGATTATTCTCGGTAATCTCGGTTCGCGCATTGGTATGAGTCCCCGCACGCGCCTAGTAGTTAGCGAATTTTGGGAATTTATCGCCTTTTTTGTCAATTCCATCATCTTTTTACTGATCGGTGATCAAACTCGTTTTGAGAGTCTCGGCAGTCACTTAACCGGGATTTTAATAGCGATCGCCGCTATGGTGGTTTCCCGTCTGTTCTCAATTTTTGGACTAGGGGGAATTAGTAACCTAATTACGGGTAATAGGATCAGTTTCAAGGAAAGAACGGTGTTATGGTGGGGAGGATTGCGCGGTTCGGTTTCGATCGCCCTAGCGTTAAGTGTTCCCACGTCTATCCCCTACCGTCAAGAAATTATTGACGTGGTTTTTGGGGTGGTTTTATTTACTTTATTGGTGCAAGGATTATCTATACAATGGCTGTTAAATGCCCTCAATCTTATCGGTGATCAACCGATTCGGAGCGAATATTCGGCCTTAATTGCTCGTCAGATTGCCTTAACTAGGGTGTCTAATTATCTGCAACAACCAGAACGTTTTCCCGATATCGATCCCGAATTTTATCGCGACAAAAAAACTCTGGTGGAAGGACAATTAAAGTCCTTGCGGGATCAGTTGCAAAAATTACTACAGGAACATCCACAATTAAAAGATGTGGTGGCCGAACAATTTCAAGATACTTTACTTGATATCGAAGCTAATACCTACGCAGAATTAATTCGAGCCGGTCGTTTAAATGAAAATCTCGTTCCCCTTTTAGTGGAGGTAGAAGAAGAAAAAGAGATGGTTTAA